In Arcobacter ellisii, a genomic segment contains:
- a CDS encoding NADPH-dependent FMN reductase — protein MTKIGILVASSNNNQKLGLKLKELALSQNCEVDLINLVDLRLPLYSTVEEEENGIPESALDLATKILALKAFIIVAPEYNGVMPPVLNNAMAWTSRATKNWRDAFNEKFVGLATHSGGGGAKGLQAMRIMFQHLGSTIIAREILTTYEKPLNEESAIAMINSLKKLAMA, from the coding sequence ATGACAAAAATAGGAATATTAGTAGCTAGTTCTAATAACAATCAAAAATTAGGTTTAAAACTTAAAGAATTAGCATTAAGCCAAAATTGTGAAGTTGATTTAATAAATTTAGTTGATTTAAGATTACCATTATATAGCACAGTTGAAGAGGAAGAGAATGGAATTCCTGAATCAGCACTTGATTTAGCAACAAAAATTCTAGCGTTAAAAGCTTTTATTATTGTTGCACCAGAATATAACGGAGTTATGCCTCCTGTATTAAACAATGCTATGGCATGGACTTCACGAGCTACAAAAAATTGGAGAGATGCTTTCAATGAAAAATTTGTAGGACTTGCAACTCACAGTGGTGGAGGTGGAGCAAAAGGTCTTCAAGCTATGAGAATTATGTTTCAACATTTAGGTTCAACTATAATAGCTAGAGAAATTTTAACTACTTATGAAAAACCTTTAAATGAAGAGAGTGCAATCGCAATGATTAACTCATTAAAAAAATTAGCAATGGCTTAA
- a CDS encoding PhoH family protein produces MKEKVYVLDTNIILQNLQNLYKISDNKTNHIVIPETVLLELEDKKKLPNELGYYSREFARLLAKMKIKEVDYKLGFKVVKLFNEEINIDIIAKDVYDTQIEQIHISESNDKRIIEVASIAQEYYRGYKTIFLSLDVYARTFALFKGIKTETLHDDKSMVPNFNFVKSIELDSSLFNSLENKDITSIDKDYEMENFAYCFESTDGNIEYAIITNGKIDILKENDFKALNVKPVNIKQKLFTKAILTNLYDLLVIDAKAGSGKTLMSVVSSMRLIDLGLYDKIVYVRNSIESLDKGADVGYLSGNDEKFRIYNMALQDTLEFIAKKHLKKSENRENQESIDSKIDELKSRYCIETLWPGEARGRTLSGAIVIMDEWQNSSEKTTQLILSRLDESCMAIVIGSNRQIDNLYLNKYNNGLTTLLKQTNESHPELKMFAIELEKAVRGKFAQFTERIFEKKVEN; encoded by the coding sequence ATGAAAGAAAAAGTATATGTCCTAGACACAAATATCATCTTACAAAATCTTCAAAATCTCTACAAAATTTCCGATAATAAAACTAACCACATTGTAATACCTGAAACAGTACTTCTTGAATTAGAGGATAAAAAGAAACTGCCAAATGAATTAGGGTATTACTCAAGAGAGTTTGCAAGATTATTAGCTAAGATGAAAATAAAAGAGGTTGATTATAAATTAGGTTTTAAAGTTGTGAAACTTTTTAATGAAGAAATAAATATTGACATCATTGCAAAAGATGTTTATGATACTCAAATAGAACAAATTCATATCTCTGAATCAAATGATAAAAGAATTATTGAAGTAGCTTCTATTGCCCAAGAGTATTATAGAGGATATAAAACTATTTTTTTATCACTTGATGTTTATGCTAGAACTTTTGCACTATTTAAAGGAATAAAAACAGAAACTCTGCATGATGATAAATCAATGGTTCCAAATTTTAACTTTGTAAAATCAATAGAACTAGATTCTTCTTTATTTAATAGTTTAGAGAATAAAGATATCACTTCTATTGACAAAGATTATGAGATGGAAAATTTTGCTTATTGTTTTGAAAGTACAGATGGGAACATCGAATATGCGATTATTACAAATGGCAAAATTGATATTCTAAAAGAGAATGATTTTAAAGCTTTAAATGTAAAACCTGTGAATATAAAACAAAAACTTTTTACAAAAGCGATTTTAACAAATCTATACGATTTACTTGTAATTGATGCAAAAGCAGGAAGTGGGAAAACTTTGATGTCAGTAGTTAGTTCTATGAGGTTAATTGATTTAGGACTATATGATAAAATCGTATATGTTAGAAACTCAATAGAATCATTAGATAAAGGCGCTGATGTTGGATATCTATCAGGAAATGATGAAAAATTTAGAATTTATAATATGGCATTACAAGATACTTTAGAGTTTATTGCAAAAAAACATCTAAAAAAGAGTGAAAATAGAGAAAATCAAGAATCTATTGATTCAAAAATTGATGAACTAAAATCAAGATATTGTATTGAAACACTTTGGCCAGGAGAAGCAAGAGGACGAACTTTAAGTGGAGCTATTGTTATTATGGATGAGTGGCAAAATAGTAGTGAAAAAACAACTCAACTAATACTTTCGAGACTTGATGAGAGTTGTATGGCAATTGTTATTGGTTCAAATAGACAAATAGATAACTTATATTTGAATAAATATAACAATGGACTAACAACTCTTTTAAAACAGACAAATGAGTCTCACCCTGAACTTAAAATGTTTGCTATTGAGTTAGAAAAAGCAGTTCGAGGTAAATTTGCTCAATTTACAGAAAGAATTTTTGAAAAAAAAGTAGAGAACTAA
- a CDS encoding bifunctional diguanylate cyclase/phosphodiesterase: protein MNFVTEDYLLLLAFVIILYLLSIVKNMRKLKRENHILNQYKQAVEESNIVSKADLKGNITYVNDKFCEVTLYSREEILGKPHNLLKGESSKEVFKDLWKTISSKKTWQGVLRNRRKDGEYYYVNITIMPILDEDNEIIEYIAIRHEITDLIHKSVELEKSLREDFLTKEGNRFKLLEDIKKSRKPALALLDISRFGEINDFYGYDVGDEVLKIISKVFRKFMGNKYSLYRIYSDEFAILADNEEREHFTRFVKFLVDSISSSPLTIKGKEIYVQMNYSISFEDKNSLKKTANIIKRYAKVNKDIHIYDKNLEIEKIYEKNIMWTTKLKKAFENDKIVPYYQPILNIQTNKIEKYEALVRLVDEDGIAISPYYFLDIAKKSKQYLKLTKRVIKKSFEYFKDKDYELSLNLTFEDIKNKTISTYILDMLVEYNIASKIVFEIVESEGIEDFSLVNVFIDKVRKLGCKIAIDDFGSGYSNFEYLIRLNADYIKIDGSLIKDILINKNNQEIVITIVDFAKRQGFKTIAEFVSSKEIFEKVKELGIDYAQGYYINEPKLLIKEEKA from the coding sequence TTGAATTTTGTAACTGAAGATTATCTATTATTGTTAGCATTTGTAATCATTCTTTATTTGTTATCTATTGTAAAAAATATGAGAAAATTAAAGAGGGAAAATCATATATTAAATCAGTATAAACAGGCTGTTGAAGAGAGTAATATTGTTTCAAAAGCAGATTTAAAAGGTAATATCACTTATGTAAATGATAAATTTTGTGAGGTAACTTTATATTCAAGAGAAGAGATTCTTGGCAAACCCCATAATCTTTTAAAAGGCGAAAGTTCAAAAGAAGTTTTTAAAGATTTATGGAAAACAATAAGTAGCAAAAAAACTTGGCAAGGAGTTTTAAGAAATAGAAGAAAAGATGGTGAGTATTATTATGTAAATATCACTATTATGCCTATTTTAGATGAAGATAATGAAATAATTGAATATATAGCAATAAGACATGAAATAACAGATTTAATACATAAATCAGTTGAATTAGAGAAAAGTTTGAGAGAAGATTTTTTAACAAAAGAGGGAAATCGATTCAAATTATTAGAAGATATAAAAAAATCAAGAAAACCTGCTTTAGCTTTATTGGATATAAGTAGATTTGGTGAAATAAATGATTTTTATGGTTATGATGTTGGAGATGAGGTTTTAAAAATTATTTCAAAAGTATTTAGAAAGTTTATGGGAAATAAATACTCTTTATATAGAATCTATTCAGATGAATTTGCGATTTTAGCAGATAATGAAGAAAGAGAACATTTTACAAGATTTGTTAAATTTTTAGTAGATTCGATTTCTTCATCTCCTTTAACAATAAAAGGAAAAGAGATATATGTACAAATGAATTATAGTATCTCTTTTGAAGATAAAAATAGTTTAAAGAAAACTGCAAATATAATTAAAAGATATGCCAAAGTAAATAAAGATATTCATATTTATGATAAGAATTTAGAGATTGAAAAGATTTATGAAAAAAATATTATGTGGACTACAAAATTAAAAAAAGCATTTGAAAATGACAAAATAGTTCCATATTATCAACCAATTCTAAATATTCAAACAAATAAAATAGAAAAATATGAAGCTTTAGTAAGATTAGTAGATGAAGATGGTATTGCTATTTCTCCTTACTATTTTTTAGATATTGCAAAAAAATCAAAACAGTATTTAAAACTTACAAAAAGAGTTATTAAAAAATCATTTGAGTATTTTAAAGATAAAGATTATGAACTTTCATTAAATTTAACATTTGAAGATATAAAAAATAAAACAATATCTACTTATATTTTGGATATGTTAGTTGAATATAATATTGCCTCTAAAATTGTATTTGAAATTGTTGAATCAGAAGGAATAGAAGATTTCTCTTTAGTTAATGTTTTTATTGACAAAGTTAGAAAACTTGGTTGTAAAATTGCAATTGATGATTTTGGTTCAGGGTATTCAAACTTTGAATATTTAATTAGATTAAATGCTGATTATATAAAAATTGATGGTTCATTGATAAAAGATATTTTAATTAATAAGAATAATCAAGAAATAGTTATAACAATTGTAGATTTTGCAAAAAGACAAGGTTTTAAAACAATAGCAGAATTTGTATCAAGTAAAGAAATCTTTGAAAAAGTAAAAGAGTTGGGTATAGATTATGCTCAAGGTTATTATATAAATGAACCTAAGCTTTTAATAAAAGAAGAAAAGGCTTAA
- a CDS encoding FeoB-associated Cys-rich membrane protein, with translation MEDIIIYIIVGIAAIYFLNKLFGKNGNCGCGDKGNCSKK, from the coding sequence ATGGAAGACATTATTATTTACATTATAGTTGGAATTGCAGCAATTTATTTTTTAAACAAATTATTTGGAAAAAATGGTAATTGTGGTTGTGGTGACAAAGGAAATTGTTCTAAAAAATAG
- a CDS encoding sensor histidine kinase, translating into METSKEKQFLKIIKFMPSIFVIFFSIFVILFLYFENKNTFNEEKKDIEEKYILENKENIKEEVSRVYSFIKQLQKSTEQELKNSVKNRVYEAHGIATGIYEKYKDTKTNEEIFELIKIALGSLSFNDGRGYIFMDDVYGNKLLHPIDTSIEGKNFIDYTDARGYKLFQSIVNVIKEKTERFDEYYWYKPNTNGQVARKISFYKYFEPLNMAIGTGEYFEDFEKMIQKKALEYINMIKFGNSGYIFVLNYDGLYLSHIKKDYIGKNYIENKGIENSENVIPEMIEIAKKGNGFYSYIQNEKPTNNLPTKKISYIQGLNDWNWLIGTGFYEDDINSKILETKRKLDEKYDNYIKNILIIGSILIVILLLISRYVSLFLENKFRQYKKELDKKQLILHQQSKMAAMGEMIGNIAHQWRQPLSTITTASSGMVLQKEMGILTDEFFFEASKKINTSAQYLSQTIDDFRNFFSPNRQKTKFFLRNTFSTTLDLISAQFNAKEIHIIKNIEDIELFSYENELIQALINILNNSRDELLKKENDRYIFIDVYKNNIDEVNIIIKDNAGGIKEEVINKIFEPYFTTKHQSQGTGIGLYMTEEIVTKHLNGIISVKNKEFIFNDKKYFGAQFRIKLKLSEEE; encoded by the coding sequence ATGGAAACTTCAAAAGAAAAACAATTTTTAAAAATAATAAAATTTATGCCTTCAATTTTTGTTATATTTTTTTCTATTTTTGTAATCTTATTTTTATATTTTGAAAATAAAAATACTTTTAATGAAGAGAAAAAAGATATTGAAGAAAAATATATTTTAGAAAATAAAGAAAATATAAAAGAAGAGGTTTCAAGAGTATATTCTTTTATAAAACAACTTCAAAAAAGTACAGAACAAGAACTTAAAAATAGTGTTAAAAATAGAGTTTATGAAGCTCATGGAATCGCAACTGGAATATATGAAAAATATAAAGATACAAAAACAAATGAAGAGATATTTGAGTTAATAAAAATTGCATTAGGTTCTTTATCATTTAATGATGGAAGAGGGTATATTTTTATGGATGATGTTTATGGAAATAAACTTTTACATCCAATAGATACAAGTATTGAAGGAAAAAATTTTATAGATTATACAGATGCAAGAGGTTATAAACTTTTTCAATCAATTGTAAATGTAATAAAAGAAAAAACTGAAAGATTTGATGAATATTATTGGTACAAACCAAATACAAATGGACAAGTAGCAAGAAAGATATCATTTTATAAATATTTTGAGCCTTTAAATATGGCTATTGGAACAGGTGAATATTTTGAAGATTTTGAAAAAATGATTCAGAAAAAAGCCTTAGAATATATAAATATGATTAAATTTGGTAACTCAGGTTATATATTTGTATTAAATTATGATGGTTTGTATTTAAGTCACATAAAAAAAGATTATATAGGTAAAAATTATATTGAAAACAAAGGTATTGAAAATAGCGAAAATGTAATACCTGAAATGATAGAAATAGCAAAAAAAGGTAATGGTTTTTATTCATATATACAAAATGAAAAACCTACAAATAATCTTCCAACTAAAAAAATTAGTTATATTCAAGGTTTAAACGATTGGAATTGGTTAATTGGAACAGGATTTTATGAAGATGATATAAATTCAAAAATTCTTGAGACAAAAAGAAAACTAGATGAAAAATATGATAATTATATAAAAAATATATTGATTATTGGTTCTATTTTAATTGTTATATTATTGCTAATATCAAGATATGTCTCTTTATTTTTAGAAAATAAATTTAGACAATATAAAAAAGAGTTAGATAAAAAACAGTTGATTTTACACCAACAATCAAAAATGGCAGCTATGGGAGAGATGATAGGAAATATTGCCCATCAATGGAGACAGCCATTATCAACCATTACAACAGCTTCAAGTGGAATGGTTTTACAAAAAGAGATGGGAATTTTAACTGATGAATTTTTCTTTGAAGCTTCAAAAAAGATAAATACATCAGCACAATATCTATCACAAACAATAGATGATTTTAGAAACTTCTTTAGTCCAAATAGACAAAAAACAAAGTTCTTCCTAAGAAATACTTTCTCAACAACTTTAGATTTAATTTCTGCACAATTTAATGCAAAAGAGATACATATAATTAAAAATATTGAAGATATTGAATTATTTAGTTATGAAAATGAACTAATTCAGGCATTGATTAATATTTTGAATAATTCAAGAGATGAATTATTGAAAAAAGAGAATGATAGATATATTTTTATTGATGTTTATAAAAATAATATAGATGAGGTAAATATTATAATAAAAGATAATGCAGGTGGAATTAAAGAAGAGGTTATTAATAAAATTTTTGAACCATATTTTACAACAAAACATCAATCTCAAGGTACAGGAATTGGTCTTTATATGACTGAAGAGATAGTAACTAAACATCTAAATGGAATAATCAGTGTTAAAAATAAAGAGTTTATTTTTAATGATAAAAAATATTTTGGTGCACAATTTAGAATAAAATTAAAGTTGTCAGAAGAAGAGTGA